GATACCGCCCGCAAAGCGACTTTGAGATTGCTCTGAGATTGATCCTGCACTTTTGAAACCCTCCATTGGATAACATGAACCCCATGACCCACCTGCTTTTTGACATTGATGGCGTTTTGCTCAAAGCCCCTCCCAGGCTGTTTTCTGCCCACGTCGCAGAAAAGTACGGTCTGCCCGAGGCTTTGATTCAACGGTTTTTTTCAGGCATTTTTCACCAGTGTTTGCGCGGGGAAATCGACATCCGGGAGGCTCTGGCCCCAGAGCTTCCCATGTGGGGTTATCCCGGCACTGTGGATGACTTCCTGCAAGAGTGGTTCCACGAGGATTTCGTCTTGAACGAGGACCTTCTGCAGGTGGTTCAGCACCTGAACGCCTCTGGGTACACCTGCCATCTGGCGACCAATCAGGAAAAGCATAGGGCTGCTTACCTCTGGGAACGGTTCAAGGACCATTTTGTGGGGATGTTTGCTTCCTCCCATCTGGGGGCCAAAAAACCCGAGCCAGAGTATTTTCAGAAAGTCCGTGAAAAGCTTCCAGACGGGGAGATTTACTTCTGGGACGATCAGCCCAAGAACGTGGAAGCCGCTCAGGAAGCAGGCTGGAAAGCCTTTGTCTACCTGAGTGAAAAGGCGGTGCTGGAGGTCCTTCAGAGCAAGTGATACCCATAAGTCACGGTGGTTTCAAACCCGAGTTTCTGGTACAGCCGAATGGCTGGAGGATTCTGGGAATTGACCTCCAGCCAGACCTGCTGGTAGCCCTCCTCTTGCAGGTCGTGCATGACCTGCAACATCAGCAGTTCGCCCAGACCCTGACGGCGGTGTGCCGGATGCACCCGAAAAGCATAAATCCCGGCCCGTGTGGATGCTGGAAAAACCCGCAAGTTGGCCACGGTCTTGCCCCTGATTTTCAGCACCTTGTGGGGCTCGGGTTCGGCTTCCAGTTCGCGCCTCAGGTCCTGCACGTCCAGAGCAAACTGAAAATCTTGTAAAGCCCCTTCTGCGATGCTTTCGGCGTCCTCAGGGGTGGCCATGCAGATGGTGACGCCCTGTGGCCACTCTGGTCTTTGCAGGTCGCCCAGAGACCGGACCATGCGGTGTTCTGCAAAATCGAGGGTGGTGTTCCACTTCTGCAAAAAAAGCTGCCCTTCTGCTGAGGCGTTTTCGCAGATGCCCAGCACTTTCTTGACCCCCCTGACCTGACATTCCTGCACCATCTGGCGCAACAGTCGGGTGGCCAGACCCTGCCTGCGGTGGTCTGGGTGCACCATCAGGTTGAGCTCGGGCATGTGGTACGCCCCGAGGATGCTGCCATAAGCGATCAATTGTGTGCCTTCCACGATCAGGTGGTGGCGGTGCCAGGGGGTTTCATGGGTCACAAAAGGTTCGTAATCGAGTCCCAATTTCAGGTCAAGTCCCCTTTGCTGGTTGATGGTGTGTTGCAAATCGCTGGCAAGGGCCAGTTGTTCGGGGGTTAAGGCCCGTTCTCTGAGAAAGTGCATGCCTCATTTCACCCCCTCTGGTGTGGGTTTTACAAGCATGAAATGGCATACTGTTGACTTTTTGATTATATCCGATCATGATATATCCATGTCAGTCATATGGGGGTTGTTGTGCTGAGTGCCCAATTTTACATTCTTTTCTCTTTGCTGGATGGAGAAAAACACGGTTATGCCATCATGAAAGCCGTGGAACAAGATACGCACAAACGCCTGAAACTCGGGCCAGCCACCCTGTACACCAACCTCAAAAAAATGCTCTCCCAGAAACTCATCGAAGAAACCGAACAGGAGAAACCCGGCGAAGAACGCCGCAGGTACTACCGCCTGACGGACTCTGGAAGAACCATGGTGCAAGACGAATTGAAACACCTTGAGGAAACGGTGCGTCTGGGTCAGCAACGCCAGAGGGGCATGGGTTTGTGAACCGTGAAGACTTGCTGTTCAAGATGTTTCCTCCCTCGTTCAGGCAACGGTATGGCCATGAAATGTGGCGGGTGTATCAGGAAGCGTATCAGGACATCTTGCAAGAAAAGGGGCGTTTCGCGGCTTTTCAATATGCCTTCAGCAGCGGTTTTGATTTTTTAAAAGTGGCTTTGCATGAACAACTTACGGAGGTCCAAATGCTGAAATCGCGTCCACATGTTTTGTTGTCTTTGCTGGCTCTGGCTGGGGTCACGGTGTTTTCCAGTGTGCAGTATGGACTCTGGAATGTGCAGGCAGGTCAATTCAATGAAGGACCTCTCGCTTATTTCAATGCCCGAGACGAGAAAAAGGATGTGACCTCAGAGGTCAAGTATGCAGACCTGAAAGCAGCCATCATGCAGCAGTACCCAGATGCAGAAGTGCGCATTTTGGAAAGGAACGTCAATTTTGGAGCCTTGCGCGGTGAGGCCAGATTGCTGTCGGTGGTGGCATTGGTTCCGTCTCTGGATGCTCTGGTGGATCCCCAGCCTGCATACCGTGCGCCTACAGCGTGGAACGAGTACGCAAAAAAGCAGCTC
This genomic window from Deinococcus misasensis DSM 22328 contains:
- a CDS encoding HAD-IA family hydrolase gives rise to the protein MTHLLFDIDGVLLKAPPRLFSAHVAEKYGLPEALIQRFFSGIFHQCLRGEIDIREALAPELPMWGYPGTVDDFLQEWFHEDFVLNEDLLQVVQHLNASGYTCHLATNQEKHRAAYLWERFKDHFVGMFASSHLGAKKPEPEYFQKVREKLPDGEIYFWDDQPKNVEAAQEAGWKAFVYLSEKAVLEVLQSK
- a CDS encoding GNAT family N-acetyltransferase, with protein sequence MHFLRERALTPEQLALASDLQHTINQQRGLDLKLGLDYEPFVTHETPWHRHHLIVEGTQLIAYGSILGAYHMPELNLMVHPDHRRQGLATRLLRQMVQECQVRGVKKVLGICENASAEGQLFLQKWNTTLDFAEHRMVRSLGDLQRPEWPQGVTICMATPEDAESIAEGALQDFQFALDVQDLRRELEAEPEPHKVLKIRGKTVANLRVFPASTRAGIYAFRVHPAHRRQGLGELLMLQVMHDLQEEGYQQVWLEVNSQNPPAIRLYQKLGFETTVTYGYHLL
- a CDS encoding PadR family transcriptional regulator, which encodes MLSAQFYILFSLLDGEKHGYAIMKAVEQDTHKRLKLGPATLYTNLKKMLSQKLIEETEQEKPGEERRRYYRLTDSGRTMVQDELKHLEETVRLGQQRQRGMGL